From the Labilithrix sp. genome, the window CGCGCCGAGGTCCGCCGCGAGCGCGGTGATCTGGTCGTGCGCGTCGCCCGTCGCGAGGTGCACCGCGAGGGGCCCGGTGAACGAGCGCTCCGCGACGTCGCGCATGTTCTGCAGGAAGACGCGGCCGTCCTCGACCAGCGACGGCACCGGCGGGATCGCGGGCCCGCTCGGGAACGTCGGCGGAGGAAGCACGTGCACGAGGTGCAGCTCGCCGTCGCGGCTCCGCGCGGCGAGCGCGCCGGCCTCGATGACCTCGTCCGACGCCAGCGACCGATCGATCGCCGCGAGCACGACCGGACGAGCCCCCTTCTCGTTCACGCGCTCGTGCTCGTTCTCGCGCGAAGCTTCCATGACGCACCTCCTCCTCGATAGCGCTGCAACGTGCGTGCTTCACGCGCCGCGCGGGCCCACGCGACGAAGCGCGCGAAGCTCGAGGTGGCAACTCGCGACCAGACGCCGAAACGCCACGCCAGCTCGGCCGCGCCCCGCCCGCGCCGGCGCGGTGGAACGATCGATGCTTCATCCCATGATCGAGAGGAGGGTCCCGTCATGCAAACCGGCGAATCGTTCGATGCTTTTCGGAAGAACGCCGCGTTCGTCGGCGTGATGGTCGCGATCGCGCTCACCGCCCTCGCGCTGCTGATCGGGCTCGCGAGCCTCGTCACGCGCATGGGCTGACGAAATAGAGACGAACGACGAAGCGGCCCAGCCAAGGCTGTCTATTAGTGCGATGCAGGACTCGAACCTGCGTCTATCGATTAGCAGTCGATTGGCTTACCACTAGCCAAAACGCGAAAACACCTAATGCTCACGTGGCCGCCACGTCGCCGTCATTCAGAGAGCCGCCGACGCGCCCCGCGCGCTCGAGCCGACTCGAAATAAATCCCACCCCGACCGCCGCGTTTTTGGCGCGGCGGCCGGACCGGGCCCCAGAAGCGGCCGCGAAAGCGGGCGCGAAGCGCCCCGAGCGCGCAGCGCGAGGGCCGTGTCTGGGGTGGGGGTGTCGGGGGCGAAGCCCCCGACGTTGAAAGAATCACGACTCGCTCTCGGTCGTCGTGCCGTTCTTGCCGTTCGAGCGCGCGCGCATGTCGCGCACGCTGCGCTCGAGCGGCGTTCCACGGAGGACGTGCTCGAACAGCTCCTGCGGAGACTTCCCTCCCAGCAGCGAGACCAGGTTCATGTTGGCGGCAGCCGCCTTCATGACCTCGGCATCGGCCGCGGAGTGGAGCGCTCCGACGAGCTCGGGCTGGATCGCGCGGAGACGCAGCGCCTCCGCCTCCGCGAACGCCTGGGCGCGCGCGCGATCGACCTCGGCGACCTTCGACAGGTGCGCCTCTTCGATCGCGTACTCGCTCCGGCGCCGCTCCATCTCGGACTCGCTCCGCCGCTGAGCGGCACGGAGCTCCTCCTCGAGCTCCCGCAGCGACTGCGCCTGCTTGCGCTCCAGCTCGACGTCTTCGGCGTCGAAGCGGAAGCTCAGCTTGCGCACGTCCACGCGGTGATCGGCCTCGGCGTCGACGAGCCGGCTCTCGGCCTTGCGCGCCACCGCGCTCCGCACGATCGCGTGCTCCTCGGCGTCGACCTGGTCCTGGTGCCGCTCGGACTCCAGGCGCCGGGTCGCCGTCTCGTCGGTGATCTGGAGCTTCACCGCCTCGCGCTGCGCGTCCGCGAAGAGCGAGGCGAGCGCGGCGTCGACGATGTCGAGCTTCAGCAGCTCGCACGACTCCACGACCATCCCGTTCTCCTCGAAGCGCAGCTCCGAAGCGAAGAGCGTGCTCTGGATCAGCTGTCCCAGCTCGCGGACGAGGCGCGCGAACGAGTGCTCACGCGCGATCTTCCGCAGCCGCGCCCGCACGGAGTGCGCGAGCAGCTTGACGGGGTCATCGACCTGGAACCACGCCTCCGGCGCGCCCTCGAAGCGCCCCGCGAAGCCGAGCTTGACGCGCAGCTTCACGAAGTCGCTCGACTCGAGCTCGAAGGTGTCGGCGACGCGCCATCCCTGCACCTGGAGGAAGCAGGTCTTCACCGTGTGGTGACCGTCCTTCGCCGCGCCCTTCGAGAGGTGGAGCGCCAGGAGCGACTCCTCGTACTCGAGCAGGATCGACTTCGGACCGATCTCCACGCGCCGCCCGTTCCGCGAGACGACGAGGCAAGCCTCGTTGTTCGGGACGATGATCGACACCGCCCACGGCGTGCTGAACGAGTCCGGCTCTTCGCCGGCGCTCGTCTTCAGCGCCTTGTGCGGCTCGGCGTGCGCGACCCAGAGGTTCCACGACTCCCGCGCCATCCGGCGCTGGACGTGCTCCTCGAAGCGCGGGTCGATGAGGTAGGACGTCTCGCCGCGGACCATCTTCACCATTCCGGTGCGGAGGTCACGGACGTAAGCGCCCTTCTTCTGATCGATGCCGATCGCGTTGATGATGACGGCGTCGTGATCGTTTCCGACGTGCGGCTCACGCGTCGACGGGTTGACGACCTCGGCCTCGATGAACGGGAAGAACACCGAGGGCTGACCGCGGACGATCAGCTCCGACCCCGCGTCGTAGTGCTCCCGCTCGAGCGTGACGCCCGCCGGCAGCTGCGCGAGCAGCCGCGCGCGCGAGACCGGGGTGATGACGCGGAGCCACAGCGCCTGCTGCTCGGAGAGCTCGTAGGCGTCGTAGACGCGCCGCCGCGATCCACGCTGGAGGAAGGTGTCGTGCGGTCCGGGGAAGACGCGCGCGGGCCCGCGCACGATGCGGGGGTTTCCGTCGGCGTCGAAGAGGATGCAGAACTCCTTCGGTCCGAGCACGACCGCGCGCCGCGCGTACGGATCGGTCGGGCCGCTCCGCTGTCCGCGGTCGACGCGCTTCGCCGGCCCCGCCCCCGCCCGCGCCTCGAAGGCGTGGTCGAGCGCGGCGAGGATGATCGCGCGCTGTCCGAGCGGCAGCTCCTGGCGGTGCCGCAGCTCGTTCTTCATCGTGCTGAACTGCTTCGCGCTCACGCCCTCCCGCACGAGCGCAACCATCTTGTTGCACTCCTGCGCGACCTCGGCCGGGAGCCCCACCGTCGCGTCCTCGTCCGCCGCCTCCTTCGGCGACTCCGACTCCTCGACCGGCGGCACGATCTCGATCCCCGACGGGGGAATGAAGAGCTGCGTGTGGCGTCCCTGGATGACGATGCGCTGTCCGAGCCGCAGCGACGCCGCGGGCACGGACTCGGGCCCCGTCAGCGGCGCCGACTCGGCCTCCCCGCCCTGATCGATGACGGCGGACGACAGCCCCGCCGACTCGATCACGAGCCGGTAGTAGGGAGCGCGCTCCTCGACCTCACCCACCACTTCGACGAGCAGGTACTGGTTCGCGCCGAGCTTGTGGGCGGGCCGCACCTCCGCGCTCTGACCGGGCCAGAGCGGAAACGAGCACGGACCGGGGATGATCCGCTTCGTTCCGGAGACGAGCTCCTTCTCCTTGTTGCCGCCGGCGATGAACGCGCCGTTCTTCGCCGCGTCGTCCGCGTGCGTGTCGCGGACGGGGTTCTCGAGCACGACGTACTCGCCGTCGCGCGCGACGACGAAGGGCCGCGCCTCCATCGAGGCCTGCTCGAACCCGCCGCGACCGTTGGACCGAACGATCCGGTCGTTGGCCGACGGCGTGAACTCGGTCGGCCCGACGTGCATGAGGATCTCTCCCGAGGTCTCGTTGAGAGACCAGAGGAAGGAGCGCCGGGGAACAGGGATCTTCTGACGAACTTCGGTGGACATGACACGACTACCCGCGCCCTCCGGAATGGAGGGCGTCTAACGCCCGCGGATGGAGAAGCCACGATGGACTTACGATTACTCGACACTAACAAGTGACGCGCCTCTACCAATTTCGGCTACCAGTCCGTAACGAAGCCACGCGCGCAAACGCGCAGCGGTGGACCGGGATGGACTCGAACCATCAACTCTGGATCCAAGGTCACTTGCCTCTCACACCCGGAGAAACCCAAACTTTCGAGCCCGCGGCATCCTTCGCCCAAATCGGCGATCGAGGGCACGCGCTCGGACGAGAGAAGTAAGGCCCACCCCCAAAGCCCGCAACCCCACTTCGATGATTTTTATATGGGCCTCGCACTGACCTCGTCTCCCGCTTCGATCGTCTCGGAGTGGGGCGCTTCGCCCCTCGTCTCGACCGACGAGGTCCTCTCGCCGCCCGAGCGCGCTGGTACCATCGAACGATGCGGCCGACGCTCGCCCCTGTCCTCGGCGCGATCGTCGCGGCGCTCGCGCCGGTCGCTTGCTACTCCGATCCGACGCCGATGCCCGAGACGGTGCCGTGCCTGGACCTTCACCCCGAGGACCGCTACGCGGGCCTCTCGCTCGGCCCGAGCGCCGACGGCGCCGTGTTCCGGAGCTTCGTCCCCGCGCGCCACAAGCTCCCGGCGGCGCCCGGCGCGCGCGCGACGACGGGCACACTAGGAACGCCGTGCAGCGGCGCGACGAACCGGGAGGACTGCCTCGCGCGGGTCGAGGCGGCGCGGAGCGACGAGGAGGGCTGGCGCTACGACGGCAACGACCACGCGATCGAGCGCGAATACGGCGTCGTGACGAGCGGCGACGACGTCCGCGTCATCACGACGGTGGAGGAGCTCCGCGCCCTCGTCGCGCCGATCGACACGCTCGCGGAGGCCGCGATCGTCGCGGCGCTGAGCCGTCGCAGCCCGACCTGCTCGGGTCCAAACGCGCGGACGGAGAGCGACGGCTTCGTCCTCCGCCAGGTCTACGGCGGCTGCGAGGATCCCGTCGTCGAGCGACTCTTCAAGGTCCACCGCGACGGCAAGCTCACCGACCTCGAGCAAAACGAGATCGACGGCAGCACGTGGGGCTGCTCCACCGGCCGCCGCCCGATCGCCTACGAACCGCCCCCGCGCCCCTGGCTCGCATCGCTCCCCGCATACCTCGCCGAGCTAGCCCACCTCGAAGCAGCCTCCGTCCTAGCCTTCGAGGACCTCCACGAAAATCTCGCTACCCATCGAGCCCCCTCCTCCCTCCTCGCACGCACCACCCACGCCCGCCGCGACGAGCTAGTCCACGCCCACCTCATGACCACCCACGCGCGGGCGCTCAGCGCACCGCCGGCGCGAGGCACGAGCATCATGACCCATCGTGGCCGATCACACGCGGGTCCCAACGCGCCGCCGACGCGGAGCGCGCGCATCACGACCGCCCACGCGCGCGCACTCGGCCCTGCGCTGGCGCGGGGGGCGCGTGGGGGGTCCGTGCGACGGTCGATCCTCGAGCTTGCGGTCGACAATGCGGTGGAGGGCTGTGTTCGGGAGGCGTACGGCGCGCTCGTCGCCACCTATCAAGCGACGCACGCCGCCGATCCTGCGCTGCGCCGTACGTTCCGGCGCATCGCACGCGACGAGGCGGAGCACGCCGCCCTCGCGCTCGACCTCGCCGACTGGTACGCGACCAAGCTGACCGTCGGCGACCGCGCCATCGTCGAGAACGCCACCGCCGCCGCATGGCGCGCGCTCGCGCATGGATGCGAGCGCGAAGTCCCGTGCGCCGACATCGTTCGAGCCGCAGGCGTGCCCACGCCAAGCGTCGCACGCTCACTCGCCACCGCGCTCCGCGAAGCACTCGCAACCTGAACGCTCCCGGCCAGAGCACTCACGGCCCGAACGCTCGCGACCTGAACCCCCGCGGCCTGAGCGCTCGCACTCGCGGCCTGAGCACTTGCGGCCTGAACGCTCACGGCCTGAGCGCGCACACTCCAAGACCAAGTCCGCGGGAACGCGTGTGAGCACTTGCGGCCCGAACGCTCACGGCCCGAACGCTCACGGCTGAACGCTCGCGCGCCGAGCCCTCGCAGCCCCCGCTCAGGCGGGGTCGAGACGCGCGGGGTGCGGGAACGCGTGACCTCGCGGCGACAGCGGTGTGCAGCGCGCTGCACACGTCAGCGCGTGAAGGGCGCGGAATTGTGTGGGGGGGCGGGCGGCGCAGGGGCTGCTCTTCCGCGAGACGAGGAGTCATTCATGCACATTCCTTCCATCGTCGGCGTCGTCACCTTGCTTCTCGTCGCTACCCCCGCGCACGCAGAGCCGAACCCACCCGCGTCCGAGCCCGAGCCGCCGCCCGCACCCGCGTCGTCACCGTCATCGTCGTCCTCATCGGTGAGGATGACGCTCGAAGCTACGCAGGTCGATGCGCCGCCGGACGCGACGGGTGCGAGTCCGCGGGCGCGGTCGCCGCATGACGACAAGCTGCTGCACGGGTTTCGTATCGGGTACGGCTACGTCTTCAACTACAACCGGCCCGCCGCCGGGCTCGACGGAGAGACGCTGAAGCAGCGCGCCGACCTCCGCGCGCCGAGTCACCTCCTCGTCGGATACGAGGTGCTCTATCGCGTCGTCAGCCACTCGTGGCTCAACGTGCTCTTGCTCGCGAACGGGATGATCGCCGGGCTCGAGCAGAGTCGCTTCTTGCCGTCGGCCAATTTCCTCATCGGCGCGGAGCTGAACAACTCGTTCCAGATCGGCATCGGCACCAACATCGCGCCGCTGAAAGGCAGCGAAGCGCACGCGATCGTGGCGGCCGGGTGGACGCCACGCGTCGGCTCGATCTACGTGCCGTTCCACGTCTACTTCATCCCCGACGTCGACGGCATCCACCGCAGCGGCGTCACCACCGGCGTGACGTTCTGACGTACTACGCGCGGCTCGGCGCGAGACTCAGGAGTACGAGACTCAGGAGTACGCGCGGACCTCGAGGCGGATGCCGTCCGGATCCTCGAAGTAGAGCGTCTTGCGCGGCGGGCGCTCCTCCGCGTGCTCCTTGCCGCCCTCGCCGAGCGGCGGCGAGTCTTCGACGTGACAGGGCGCGCGACCCTGAAGGAGCGGATGCGCGTTGACGCGCGCCTCGACCGACGTGAGGTCGTCGACCGAGCCGACGCGGAGGCAAAGGTGATCGATGCGCGGGGCCGTCGCCGCCTTCGTGTCGCCCTCGGCGGGGACCAGGTGCAGACGGATCTCGCCGAGCACGATCTCCATGAACGCCTTCGACGGCTTGCTGACCACCCGACCGCCCAGGTACTCGTAGAAGCCGCGGCTCACCGCGAGGTCTTTGACGGTCAACGCGACGTGATCGTGAACGAACATGCGGACGTTCTAGCAGCGCCCGTTGTATGCGGCATTCGTATCTCCAAGCTGCGATTGTACGCAGTTCCTTTACGCCCGTCAGAAGAGCTCCACGCGACGTCCCGCGCGGAGGGCGGCGGACGAGTACCAGGTGCCGCGCCAGCGCACGCCGCCGCGCGCGTGCGCGAGGACGGCGGAGCGGAGCGCGACGACGAAGAGGAGGCTCGCGCCGACGAACGGGACCGCGCCCGTCGCGGCGGGGCGACCGGACCAGCGCGCGACCGCGACCTGGGCGCACGTCGTCACGAGGATGATCGCGACGGCGACGGCGCGCACCGCCCGCTCCGGCGCGGTCAGGAACGCGAGCGGCGCGAGCTCGACGAAGAGCAAGCCGAGGCACGTCGCGATGACGGGCCACGCCTTCGTGCCGCCGAAGCTCTTCTCGAACCCGCCCGCCATCTCGCGCACGGTGCGGTAGAAGTAGAGGCACACGTCGTCGCGACCGTTGAAGACCGCGCAGCGCGCGCCGCTCCTCTTCATCATCTGACCGAAGGCGAGGTCGTCGGTGATCTCGAGGCGGAGCCACTCGAAGCCCGGCGTCCTTTCGAAGGCGCTCCGGCGGACCATGTTGAAGAGGCCGCCGCCGACGGCCGCGCGCGAGAGCGGATCCGAGACCGCCCACAACCGCCCGAGCGAGACGCCGATGCGCAGGAACGACGTGAGCGCCGCGTCGAGCGCGACGATGCCGGTCGTCCACAGGTGCGGGACCATCGTCATGAAGTCGAGGCGGCGCTGCTCCGCGACCGCCACCGCGCGGCGGAGGAGGCCGGGGGCGAGGTGCACGTCCGCGTCGCTGAAGAGGAGCCACTCGCCCGTCGCCGCGCGCGCGCCGACGTGCATCGCGTGGAGCTTGCCGAGCCACCCCTCCGGAAGACGATCGATGTGGAGCGGGACGATGCGCGCGTCCTCCGCCGCGAGACGATCGACGATCGCGCCGGTCTCGTCGGTCGAGC encodes:
- a CDS encoding universal stress protein, with the translated sequence MEASRENEHERVNEKGARPVVLAAIDRSLASDEVIEAGALAARSRDGELHLVHVLPPPTFPSGPAIPPVPSLVEDGRVFLQNMRDVAERSFTGPLAVHLATGDAHDQITALAADLGADLIVAGAPAKSALTRLLHGSVAHRLANDAPCAVLVARPRAREDAPAIEPPCQACLEARRQSGGERMWCEHHARPHAQARLHYAVPPSFGRGSMFLEPRQ
- a CDS encoding VOC family protein; this encodes MFVHDHVALTVKDLAVSRGFYEYLGGRVVSKPSKAFMEIVLGEIRLHLVPAEGDTKAATAPRIDHLCLRVGSVDDLTSVEARVNAHPLLQGRAPCHVEDSPPLGEGGKEHAEERPPRKTLYFEDPDGIRLEVRAYS
- a CDS encoding glycosyltransferase — encoded protein: MSSYGSLLLAVPAVAALGAVYSVVRTLVGVRRLDLAPPEPPRWPKISIVVPACNEADTLADAMRAKLASDYPNLEIVLVDDRSTDETGAIVDRLAAEDARIVPLHIDRLPEGWLGKLHAMHVGARAATGEWLLFSDADVHLAPGLLRRAVAVAEQRRLDFMTMVPHLWTTGIVALDAALTSFLRIGVSLGRLWAVSDPLSRAAVGGGLFNMVRRSAFERTPGFEWLRLEITDDLAFGQMMKRSGARCAVFNGRDDVCLYFYRTVREMAGGFEKSFGGTKAWPVIATCLGLLFVELAPLAFLTAPERAVRAVAVAIILVTTCAQVAVARWSGRPAATGAVPFVGASLLFVVALRSAVLAHARGGVRWRGTWYSSAALRAGRRVELF